A DNA window from Haliovirga abyssi contains the following coding sequences:
- the rsmD gene encoding 16S rRNA (guanine(966)-N(2))-methyltransferase RsmD — protein MRIIAGTAKNKRIKSQSGHNVRPTLERVKESLFSILQPYINDSVFLDLYGGTGSIALEALSRGAKRAIIIEKNGEALRIIIENVNSLGFEDRCRAYRNEVLRAIEILSNKRETFDIIFMDPPYKDEVCEEVIAKILDSNLLEENGLIIAEHHIKEKLPDVIGKLNKIDERKYSGKVLTFYS, from the coding sequence ATGAGAATAATAGCAGGAACAGCTAAGAATAAAAGAATAAAAAGTCAATCTGGTCATAATGTAAGGCCAACATTAGAGAGAGTAAAAGAATCTCTATTTTCAATTTTACAGCCATATATAAATGATTCAGTTTTTCTTGATCTATATGGTGGGACAGGAAGTATTGCTTTAGAAGCACTTAGTAGAGGAGCTAAAAGAGCAATAATAATAGAAAAAAATGGAGAAGCATTGAGAATTATTATAGAAAATGTAAATAGCTTAGGATTTGAAGATAGATGTAGAGCATATAGAAACGAAGTATTAAGAGCTATTGAGATATTATCAAATAAAAGAGAAACATTTGATATTATTTTTATGGATCCACCATATAAAGATGAAGTATGTGAGGAAGTTATTGCGAAAATATTAGATTCAAATTTATTAGAAGAAAATGGATTGATAATTGCAGAACATCATATAAAAGAAAAATTACCTGATGTAATTGGGAAATTAAATAAAATTGATGAGAGAAAATATAGTGGAAAAGTATTAACATTTTATAGCTAG